Proteins encoded by one window of Melospiza melodia melodia isolate bMelMel2 chromosome 9, bMelMel2.pri, whole genome shotgun sequence:
- the ELOVL3 gene encoding very long chain fatty acid elongase 3 produces the protein MEANIDPSELQPLGEYDFEKNFNHRAARKWMEENWQKSLTISVIYLILIFGIQHFMKERRPFKLRGPLIMWSFSLSLFSLVAACRIWKQLAFLVLTKGFKQSVCSQSFYVHPVSKLWIYLFGLSKFVEMGDTLFIVLRKKKLIFLHWYHHIFTMILSWYGYKMMVAGAGWSTALNLSIHVVMYFYYSVAAMGIRVPSSITMLITTSQIVQIIGYVVMNIFIFFWKDDKLCQYTWPLLLLSSGFYTSLLVLFSNFFVKTYLSNTQKSKRN, from the exons ATGGAAGCGAACATTGACCCGTCGGAGCTGCAGCCGCTGGGGGAGTATGACTTCGAGAAGAACTTTAATCACCGGGCAGCCAGGAAATGGATGGAGGAGAACTG GCAAAAGTCTTTAACTATTTCTGTTATTTATCTGATCCTGATCTTTGGAATCCAACATTTCATGAAGGAGCGGAGGCCCTTCAAACTGCGTGGACCACTGATCATGTGGTCCTTCAGTCTGTCTTTGTTCAG TCTCGTGGCAGCCTGTCGGATCTGGAAGCAGTTGGCCTTCCTCGTCCTTACCAAGGGATTTAAGCAATCAGTGTGTAGTCAATCTTTTTATGTCCACCCTGTTTCCAAGCTTTGGATATATCTATTTGGTCTGAGCAAATTTGTTGAAATGG GTGACACTCTGTTCATTGTTCTCCGGAAAAAGAAGCTCATCTTCCTGCACTGGTACCACCACATTTTCACAATGATCTTATCCTGGTATGGCTATAAGATGATGGTAGCTGGGGCAGGATGGAGCACAGCCCTAAACCTCAGTATCCATGTTGTGATGTATTTCTACTACAGTGTGGCAGCCATGGGCATCCGGGTACCTAGCTCCATCACCATGCTAATTACCACTTCACAGATTGTGCAGATTATTGGATATGTAGTAATgaacatctttatctttttctggaAGGATGATAAGCTCTGTCAGTATACCTGGCCACTGCTTCTCCTTTCATCAGGCTTCTATACCAGTTTATTGGTCCTCTTCTCCAACTTCTTCGTGAAAACTTACCTGAGTAACACCCAGAAATCAAAGCGGAATTGA